The Brassica oleracea var. oleracea cultivar TO1000 chromosome C6, BOL, whole genome shotgun sequence genomic interval GTGTAACCAAACTAAATGCGATGTGGTCTTGGCGAAGACATCTAACTTCTTGACCAAGTCAAATAAGCCAGCTATGTGAACAGTAATTATAGCCACCGAATCGAATTGCGAATGAACAATTTAGCAGTTATAAGTTATAACCATGGACCGATCAGCACACTGTTTATGTATCTGTCAACATCTTATCTTTTATCATGAGATACATGCGTGTTTAACATTGTGTTCTAGAAGACGGTGTTTGTCTAATTTGTGGGGTTAAACACTTAATCGTAATATATATTCATGCTCAGAGTAAAACTAACACCTCGTCATTTTCTCTACTATAAATAGAGGTTGATCCTGAGCTTATTTCTTCACACGTAACACACACATATACAATAAAGACTTAAGTATAAATAGTGATCATGGCTAAGTTTGCTTCCATCGTTGCCCTTCTTTTCTCTGCCCTTGTTATTTTTGCTGCTTTCGGTAAGTAATGACATAAACTATCACATGCATGTAATTTAAAATAATTTTCATATTTCATATTTATATGAATTAACATTGTGAGATGTATGTATATACAGAAGCACCAACAATGGTGGAAGCACAGAAGCTGTGCGAAAGGCCAAGTGGAACGTGGTCAGGAGTCTGTGGAAACAATAATGCATGCAAGAATCAGTGCATTCGACTAGAGAAAGCACGACATGGATCTTGCAACTATGTCTTCCCAGCTCACAAGTGCATCTGCTACTTCCCTTGTTAATTTTTCCATAAACTCTTTGGTGGCTAATTGAGAGTGTGTTTTACATAAAATAAGTCTGTATCACACTATCAGTGAGTGATTTCGTGACATGTACCAGATATGTTTATGTTGGTTTGGCTATAATATAAAGTCTTAGATGATCTCCGGCGTGGTTCTCCCCGTTGGAATTCTTAATATATGTATTATGTATATATTATGTATGTGTAAATAATTGTGAGGTTAACAGTTATTGTGAAGCCCTATAAATAAAAGTTCTTAAGGATTTTTAAAACCATTTTTTAAGAAGAACTTTTACCTATTGGGTTCCGCAAAAATTGTGGACTCTACAATTATTT includes:
- the LOC106300072 gene encoding defensin-like protein 1 codes for the protein MAKFASIVALLFSALVIFAAFEAPTMVEAQKLCERPSGTWSGVCGNNNACKNQCIRLEKARHGSCNYVFPAHKCICYFPC